The Geotoga petraea genome has a window encoding:
- a CDS encoding carbohydrate ABC transporter permease: MKLGMRSKKNIEKTFLYIFVVVIFIYFVFPFWWAIRSSFTSNTFLFTKDFSLLPPEWTFDHYIGVFREHNFLRNILNSIIVAGSTTLFSLVLGSFAGYAVARLKIPGKVLIMGSILAVSMFPQVSILGGLYQLLRSMGLIDTYPGLIIPYTAITLPLTTWILQNFFRDLPKSVEESAYIDGCNKFQTLYKIVIPLSIPAIVTTGLLTFIQAWNEFMFALTFVINPEMFTVPVAISMFTGASQYEQPWGQLMAASVIITVPLVLLVLIFQNKIVEGLTSGAIKG; the protein is encoded by the coding sequence ATGAAATTAGGGATGAGATCAAAGAAAAATATAGAAAAAACATTTTTATATATTTTTGTAGTAGTAATTTTCATATACTTTGTTTTTCCTTTTTGGTGGGCTATAAGAAGTTCTTTTACATCCAACACATTCTTGTTTACAAAGGATTTCAGCCTTTTACCTCCTGAGTGGACATTTGACCACTACATCGGAGTTTTTAGAGAACACAACTTTTTAAGAAATATCTTGAACTCAATTATAGTTGCAGGTTCAACAACATTGTTTTCATTAGTGCTCGGATCATTTGCTGGTTATGCTGTTGCAAGGTTGAAAATTCCTGGAAAAGTTTTGATTATGGGAAGTATTCTGGCTGTTAGTATGTTCCCTCAAGTTTCTATACTTGGTGGTTTGTATCAACTTTTGAGAAGTATGGGACTTATAGACACATACCCAGGACTTATCATTCCTTATACAGCTATTACTTTGCCACTGACGACCTGGATTTTGCAGAACTTCTTCAGAGATCTGCCAAAGTCTGTTGAAGAATCCGCTTATATAGATGGATGTAACAAATTCCAAACTTTGTATAAAATAGTTATTCCTCTATCCATTCCAGCAATAGTTACAACAGGTCTTTTGACTTTTATACAAGCTTGGAACGAATTCATGTTTGCTTTGACATTTGTCATAAACCCAGAAATGTTCACAGTTCCAGTAGCTATATCAATGTTCACTGGAGCATCACAATATGAACAACCTTGGGGACAGCTTATGGCGGCATCTGTTATAATCACAGTTCCTTTAGTTTTGCTGGTTCTTATATTCCAGAATAAGATTGTAGAAGGTTTGACTTCTGGAGCTATAAAAGGATAA
- a CDS encoding carbohydrate ABC transporter permease, with translation MKVKKYNKKDMRLAFWLIIPTIFAISITAFIPLIQTIYDSFFSWSLRPGFEREFLGLGNYIRLFQDARFLSSLWNTIYFTVLSVLLEFLIGLGVALLMNAKFKGRGFMRAAMLIPWAVPTVISSQMWRWMYNDNYGVISNLLYSLGILEEGTPILADPSLAMNAIVSVDVWKTTPFVALLLLAGLQTIPSQLYEAARIDGASKWRQFTSITLPILQPTIAVTLIFRTLDALRVFDIVYIMTPGSQDTETLSVYNRSLLMDNIFSPRGLFGYGSALSVIIFLLIGVFTLIYIKSMNLKLD, from the coding sequence ATGAAAGTAAAAAAATATAATAAAAAAGATATGCGTCTTGCTTTCTGGTTGATAATACCTACTATATTCGCAATTTCTATAACTGCCTTTATACCTTTAATCCAAACTATATACGATAGTTTTTTTAGTTGGTCATTAAGGCCAGGTTTTGAAAGAGAATTTTTAGGGTTGGGGAATTATATAAGGCTCTTTCAAGATGCCCGATTTTTAAGTTCATTGTGGAATACCATTTATTTTACTGTTTTATCAGTATTATTAGAATTTTTAATTGGTTTGGGTGTTGCATTGCTGATGAATGCAAAATTCAAAGGAAGAGGTTTTATGAGAGCTGCTATGCTTATCCCATGGGCAGTTCCTACTGTTATATCATCTCAAATGTGGAGATGGATGTACAACGATAATTACGGAGTTATAAGTAATCTATTATACAGTTTGGGAATATTAGAAGAAGGTACACCTATCCTTGCAGATCCATCACTTGCAATGAACGCGATTGTTTCTGTAGACGTTTGGAAAACAACGCCATTTGTTGCTTTGTTGTTGTTAGCAGGGTTACAAACAATTCCAAGTCAACTTTACGAAGCTGCCAGGATTGATGGAGCAAGTAAATGGAGACAGTTTACAAGTATAACACTCCCAATATTGCAACCAACAATTGCCGTTACACTAATTTTTAGAACTCTTGATGCACTGAGAGTTTTTGACATAGTATATATCATGACTCCAGGTAGTCAAGACACAGAAACGTTATCCGTTTACAACAGAAGTTTGCTTATGGATAATATATTCTCACCCAGAGGGTTATTTGGATATGGATCAGCCCTTTCAGTAATAATATTTTTATTAATTGGTGTATTTACTCTTATTTATATTAAATCAATGAATCTTAAATTAGATTAG